A single region of the Rhipicephalus microplus isolate Deutch F79 chromosome 10, USDA_Rmic, whole genome shotgun sequence genome encodes:
- the LOC119180678 gene encoding NHL repeat-containing protein 2: MEPCDGYPTSLLKLRNSQEEFENKFYAAGECDRNAVVAGYIAEVSSSDNPFTVTDLGTDLEWINTSRPLVSYDLRGRVVVLDFFTFCCINCQHVLPTVKLLEQEFPVQSGLLVVGVHSAKFDHEKQLGNVSKALMRLGITHPVVNDAHSSLWKRLRINCWPTLVVLGPSGQALLFLVGEGATQLLLPFCRMAMEHFHPSPVTSLPLAPGALPTGPLCFPAKVCATETRLIIADTGHHRIVITSHSGTVLQAVGGYEPGYRDGPLNGALFSEPNGVHWRDPHFILVADTGNHAVREIDLENGTVSTLAGTGKQGEDTEGGRLGQQQELNSPWDVCLVDNVLFIAMAGSHQIWAFFFGDEVLFEKQTYSKGTCACIAGSGAEGNRNNSYPLRATFAQPSGLCFQPPSSLHIADSESSSIRSLSLKDGTVKNIVGGGLDPTDLFCFGDTDGVALNAKLQHPLGVAWSTLKGRLYVADSYNHKVKEVYVEKRLCNTLVGGATVEDSSGLHSQSAGLSEPGGLCIFGSRMYVADTNNHCVKVVDLDSGRVDVLAIVAPQATDCDGVNEESVSEGKCVSRVKLSPGGHLCLRFDPPFGLAVGAPNRWKVHCSHQVWTQNPLPAGTLEPATQATANLTLHEHCVEQELNIQVTVQVYVCKGDVCAPRSWSFCVALSIDNDGPKSQEVFFPKDVYA; this comes from the exons ATGGAACCGTGTGACGGTTACCCAACTTCGTTGCTAAAGCTTCGAAACAGTCAGGAAGAGTTTGAAAACAAATTCTATGCTGCAGGAGAGTGCGATCGGAATGCAGTCGTCGCGGGCTACATCGCCGAAGTGTCGTCTTCCGACAATCCTTTCACTGTCACCGACCTCGGGACGG ACTTGGAATGGATCAACACTTCGCGACCTCTGGTGAGCTACGACCTGCGCGGCCGAGTCGTGGTGCTGGACTTCTTCACCTTCTGCTGCATCAACTGTCAGCATGTACTGCCCACTGTTAAACTCCTCGAGCAAGAGTTCCCCGTTCAGTCTGGACTTCTGGTGGTTGGGGTCCATTCGGCAAAGTTTGACCACGAGAAGCAGTTGGGCAACGTCAGCAAGGCCCTAATGAGGCTTGGCATCACACATCCAGTCGTAAATGACGCCCATAGCTCTCTCTGGAAGCGCCTGAGGATCAACTGTTGGCCCACGTTAGTTGTCCTAGGACCTTCAGGACAGGCGCTGCTGTTTCTTGTGGGCGAAGGGGCGACTCAGCTTCTGTTACCATTTTGCAGGATGGCAATGGAACATTTTCACCCATCCCCTGTGACCTCTTTGCCATTGGCCCCAGGTGCCCTTCCCACGGGGCCATTATGCTTTCCGGCCAAGGTGTGTGCCACTGAGACGAGACTCATAATTGCAGACACTGGCCATCATCGCATCGTCATCACAAGCCACAGTGGTACTGTGCTTCAGGCGGTTGGAGGATACGAGCCTGGTTATCGAGACGGTCCCCTCAATGGCGCCCTGTTCAGTGAACCAAACGGTGTTCACTGGCGGGATCCTCACTTCATTCTCGTTGCCGACACTGGGAACCACGCCGTTCGTGAAATCGACCTTGAGAACGGCACAGTGAGCACATTGGCTGGGACCGGTAAGCAGGGCGAGGACACAGAGGGAGGCCGCCTCGGACAGCAGCAGGAACTCAACTCGCCGTGGGATGTCTGTTTAGTCGACAACGTATTGTTCATCGCAATGGCTGGCTCACACCAGATCTGGGCTTTCTTCTTTGGAGATGAAGTGCTTTTCGAAAAACA GACTTACAGTAAAGGTACATGTGCATGCATCGCTGGAAGCGGTGCGGAAGGTAACCGAAATAACAGCTACCCTCTCAGAGCAACATTCGCCCAGCCATCAGGACTTTGTTTCCAGCCACCAAGCTCTCTTCACATTGCTGACAGTGAGAGTTCATCCATAAGATCACTGTCACTGAAGGATGGCACAGTGAAAAATATCGTTGGTGGAGGCCTGGATCCTACG GACCTGTTCTGCTTTGGGGATACAGATGGTGTGGCCCTAAATGCAAAGCTTCAGCACCCCCTTGGTGTTGCTTGGAGTACTCTCAAGGGAAGACTTTATGTGGCTGATAGTTACAACCACAAGGTTAAAGAAGTGTACGTAGAAAAGCGCCTGTGCAATACCTTAGTAGGAGGTGCAACTGTTGAAGACTCATCTGGCTTGCATTCACAGTCAGCAGGTCTCAGTGAACCAGGAGGCCTGTGCATCTTTGGAAGCAGGATGTATGTTGCAGATACAAATAATCATTGTGTAAAGGTTGTAGACCTTGATTCGGGTCGTGTTGATGTGCTCGCAATTGTTGCTCCTCAAGCTACGGACTGTGATGGAGTGAACGAGGAAAGTGTCAGTGAAGGGAAGTGCGTGTCCAGAGTGAAACTATCGCCCGGAGGTCACCTGTGTCTCAGGTTCGATCCTCCATTTGGACTAGCTGTTGGAGCACCGAACCGATGGAAAGTGCATTGCAGTCATCAAGTATGGACGCAAAATCCTCTGCCTGCAGGAACACTGGAGCCTGCAACGCAAGCCACTGCCAACTTGACGCTTCATGAACACTGTGTTGAACAGGAACTGAACATTCAAGTAACTGTACAAGTTTACGTTTGCAAGGGTGATGTTTGTGCGCCTCGTTCGTGGAGTTTTTGCGTGGCATTGTCCATAGACAATGATGGTCCGAAAAGCCAAGAAGTTTTCTTTCCGAAAGACGTGTATGCATAA